In the Clostridium cellulovorans 743B genome, AGTATATAATCGATGGATACGAAAATATTAAGGAACCAATAGGAATGAGCGGTAATCGCTTGGAATTAGATTCTTTTGTAATCTTAGCAGAAGATACTGTTATAAATAATCTGTTTAAGAGCATAACAAAAGCAGGTATTATTATAAAATCCAATGTTTTTCAACCTACAGCTTTATCAAAAACTGTGCTCAAGAAGGGTGAGTTAGAAATTGGTGCAGTAATTGTTGATGTAGGTTCTGAGACAACTGATATTTCCATCTTTAAGGATGGAAAGCTGCTATTTAATGAATCGTTGACTGTTGGTGGGAATACAATAACTAGCGATATATCTTTATGTTTAAAGCTTATGATTAATGAAGCCGAAAAGTTAAAGATAATGCATGGAGATTTATCTATGCAAGAAGTGAATAACAAAATTAAGATATCTGGAGCCTATAATAACGAAGTGGAAATTGAACAATCATTATTAAATGAGATAATTTATGCAAGGGTAGAAGAGATTCTATTAATGATTAAAGAATCTATAATAAATAGTGGTTATTATGATGAATTGTCTGGTATAGTAATTGTAGGTGGAGGCCTTGGAGCTTTCAAAGGAAGTCTTGAACTTACGAGAAAGATATTAAATAAGCCATGTAGAATTGAAAATGGTAAGTTTATAGGTGTATCAAATCCTATATATGTTGGTGCTATCTCTGTCGTTAATGATGTTTATGAATATTATAGTCAACAGTTTAAAGAAATTGCTTGTGACGACGATAAAATAGATGAGACGATTAATGAGGAAATAGAAGATTCAGATAAAATGACAGGAATTATTTCTAAGTTTAAACGATTTATAGAAGAATTTTTTTAGAAACTTGAATTATAGGAGGTTGTCGTTGTGTTAGATTTTGATGTGGACTCTCAACAATTTGCCCAAATTAAGGTAATTGGTTGTGGTGGTGGTGGTAATAACGCCGTTAATAGAATGATAGAAAGTGGACTTAAAAATGTTGAATTCATTGCTGTAAATACAGATAAGCAAGCATTGACATTATCTCATGCAGCGCAAAAAATTCAAATAGGTGATAAATTAACCAAAGGTCTTGGCGCTGGAGCAAACCCTGAAATTGGGATGAAGGCGGCAGAAGAAAGTCACGAAGAAATTGCACAAGCACTTAAAGGAGCTGACATGGTTTTCATCACTGCGGGAATGGGTGGTGGAACAGGAACTGGTGCTGCACCAGTTGTTGCTGAGATAGCTAAGTCAATGGGAATACTTACTGTTGGTGTAGTTACAAAACCATTCCCTTTTGAAGGTAGAAAAAGAATGGTTCATGCAGATATGGGAATAAAGAATCTAAAGGAAAAGGTTGATACTCTTGTAACAATTCCCAATGAAAGATTACTTACAATGGTTGATAAAAAGACAACTTTACTTGAATCTTTCAAATTTGCAGATGAAATTTTAAGGCAAGGTGTTCAAGGTATATCTGACCTTATAACTGTGCCAGGTCTTGTAAATCTAGATTTTGCTGATGTAAAGACTGTTATGTCAGATAAGGGTCTTGCTCATATGGGTGTTGGCAGAGGAAAAGGTGATAATAGAGCTGAGGATGCATCAAGAGAAGCTATTTCCTCACCACTTTTAGAAACAACTATAGCTGGAGCTACAGGTGTCTTAATTAATGTAACTGGTGGAGCAGATTTAGGATTACTTGAAATAAGTGAAGCAGCTAATATTGTTCAAGAAGCAGCAGATCCAGATGCAAATATAATTTTTGGTGCTGTAATAGATGAAAGCTTAAAGGATGAGGTAATAATTACAGTTATAGCTACTGGTTTTGAGAGCGATAAAATAGAAAAACCTATTTTCAAACCAGCTCCTACTCCAGAAGTACCTCAAAGTGCTGTTGAGAATGAAGTAGCTACTACAACTACAACAGGCTATACATCTGATAATATAGAAATACCTGCTTTTTTAAGAAGAAGAAAAATGTAATTTAATAAAAAAAGATGCTTTGTAGCTTTATGCTTTCAAAGCATCTTTTTTTATTTAAAATTATAAAATAATTCTTAACTTGAATTGTTGACTAATGGTTAAATATCATCAGACAGTAAAATTATTTTATATAGAGGTATATTATTTTAAGGTTTATCTATATAAATTCCTGTGTAAAAAATATAATTTTATAGAAAAATATAGGGCATTAAAAATTTTAAAATTAGTAGGATATGACATTTTTCTAAGTTATATGTATGTATAATAAAACATAAAGGAGGGCTACGGGTGAAAGTATATATAGATGTGTTATTAATACAGAATCTTATAGTAAACTATTTTTTATTGTTTATTACAGGTAAAGTTGTAAGAACTAAGTTCTCCTTTTGGAGGTTACTTTTAGGGGCTTTTTTAGGCGCACTTTACATAATAACATTTTTCTTGAAAAATAAATATCTAACAACTATGCCCGTAAAACTAATAGTTCCTCTAATTATGATATTAATATCTTTTCCAAAAGAAAAAATTAAATTTTATTTTAGCACTACTATAACATATATAATTTTATCTATGTGTCTTGCAGGGATATGCATATTTTTAGAGGGAAATAATCCAAATGCGTTAACTTACAAGGGATATTTAATTAATTTCTCATCAAAAGGATTAGTTCTTTCTTTAATAATACTTTTTTTTATTGGAGAAAGAATATACACATTTATTAAAGGCCAAATACAAATAAAAGCATTAGTATATGAGCTAGATATATATATACAAGGAAAACTATATTCAATGAAAGCTTTTTTAGATACAGGTAATGAATTGAGAGAGCCCATCACAAATCTACCTGTGATAATAGCTGAAGAATGTGACTTTCAAGAGCTTATAAGTAATGAGAGGGATTTTTATGATATACCATATCAAGTTGTATCTGGGAATTCAGGAAAGCTTAAAGGTATAAAGGCTGATTATATTATAATTAAAAATTCAAAAGGTGAAAGACAGAAGAAAATAGCAATGATAGCTTTTACAAAGGGGAAGCTCAGTGATGATAATAGCTATAATAGTTTATTATCTAGAGGGATTATTTGATTTCTATAGTGAGGTGACACATGAATAAACTGTTGATACTATTAAATAAAATAATAACTAGGTTTAAGCTAACCTTCTCAAAAATTTATTATATAGGTGGAAATGATGCACTGCCTCCACCACTTACAAAAGAGGAAGAGGAAGAATTAGTAGGTAAGTTAAGCACTGGTAAAGAAGCTGTAAGATCTGTACTTATAGAAAGAAATTTAAGACTTGTAGTTTATATTGCAAGAAAATTTGAAAATACAGGAGTAGGAGTCGAGGATTTAATTTCAGTAGGTACAATTGGACTTATCAAGGCTGTAAATACCTTCGATCCAGAGAAAAAGATTAAGCTTGCGACCTATGCTTCACGTTGTATAGAAAACGAAATACTTATGTACCTTAGAAGGAATAGTAAGGTTAAGGCTGAAATATCTTTTTATGAGCCATTGAACATTGATTGGGATGGCAATGAGTTATTGTTATCAGATATTTTAGGTTCTGAAAACGATAATATATATAATCTTTTAGAAGATGAGGTTGATAGGCAATTGCTTTCCATAGCACTCAGAAAGCTTAATGAAAGAGAAAAACAAATAGTAGAATTAAGATATGGATTAAATGGATGCAATGAGAAAACTCAAAAAGAAGTTGCAGATATGCTAGGAATTTCTCAGTCTTATATATCGAGATTAGAAAAAAGAATAATTCGAAGATTAAAAAAAGAAATAAACAAAATGGTATAGTTTGTTTTTAGTATAATTTTTAATTCTGTAGGAGATACTTTAAGTGTTAGTATTCTGAAGGGAT is a window encoding:
- the sigE gene encoding RNA polymerase sporulation sigma factor SigE, with the protein product MNKLLILLNKIITRFKLTFSKIYYIGGNDALPPPLTKEEEEELVGKLSTGKEAVRSVLIERNLRLVVYIARKFENTGVGVEDLISVGTIGLIKAVNTFDPEKKIKLATYASRCIENEILMYLRRNSKVKAEISFYEPLNIDWDGNELLLSDILGSENDNIYNLLEDEVDRQLLSIALRKLNEREKQIVELRYGLNGCNEKTQKEVADMLGISQSYISRLEKRIIRRLKKEINKMV
- the ftsZ gene encoding cell division protein FtsZ — its product is MLDFDVDSQQFAQIKVIGCGGGGNNAVNRMIESGLKNVEFIAVNTDKQALTLSHAAQKIQIGDKLTKGLGAGANPEIGMKAAEESHEEIAQALKGADMVFITAGMGGGTGTGAAPVVAEIAKSMGILTVGVVTKPFPFEGRKRMVHADMGIKNLKEKVDTLVTIPNERLLTMVDKKTTLLESFKFADEILRQGVQGISDLITVPGLVNLDFADVKTVMSDKGLAHMGVGRGKGDNRAEDASREAISSPLLETTIAGATGVLINVTGGADLGLLEISEAANIVQEAADPDANIIFGAVIDESLKDEVIITVIATGFESDKIEKPIFKPAPTPEVPQSAVENEVATTTTTGYTSDNIEIPAFLRRRKM
- the ftsA gene encoding cell division protein FtsA, yielding MSDYIVGLDIGSSKVCMAVGRTQVNGEIQIIGLTSVQCEGIKKAVVVDIDKTSQAILECKKQIEKIVDIDIKEVFLSLPSSICQLVWNKGIVVISSDDKEVKESDIERVLESAKMITVPNNMKIIGVEPLQYIIDGYENIKEPIGMSGNRLELDSFVILAEDTVINNLFKSITKAGIIIKSNVFQPTALSKTVLKKGELEIGAVIVDVGSETTDISIFKDGKLLFNESLTVGGNTITSDISLCLKLMINEAEKLKIMHGDLSMQEVNNKIKISGAYNNEVEIEQSLLNEIIYARVEEILLMIKESIINSGYYDELSGIVIVGGGLGAFKGSLELTRKILNKPCRIENGKFIGVSNPIYVGAISVVNDVYEYYSQQFKEIACDDDKIDETINEEIEDSDKMTGIISKFKRFIEEFF
- a CDS encoding sigma-E processing peptidase SpoIIGA — its product is MKVYIDVLLIQNLIVNYFLLFITGKVVRTKFSFWRLLLGAFLGALYIITFFLKNKYLTTMPVKLIVPLIMILISFPKEKIKFYFSTTITYIILSMCLAGICIFLEGNNPNALTYKGYLINFSSKGLVLSLIILFFIGERIYTFIKGQIQIKALVYELDIYIQGKLYSMKAFLDTGNELREPITNLPVIIAEECDFQELISNERDFYDIPYQVVSGNSGKLKGIKADYIIIKNSKGERQKKIAMIAFTKGKLSDDNSYNSLLSRGII